From the Phyllostomus discolor isolate MPI-MPIP mPhyDis1 chromosome 7, mPhyDis1.pri.v3, whole genome shotgun sequence genome, one window contains:
- the CCR2 gene encoding C-C chemokine receptor type 2 — protein sequence MGDDKDTLTQLGHPMLATAHSLLVTNIKGYEEDTTSPFDYGESEPCKKVDVKRISVWLLPLLYSMVFAVGFVGNLLVVLTLINCKKLKSMTDIYLLNLAISDLLLLLTLPVWIHSVTNEWVLGGVMCKVITGVYQVGYFGGIFFIILLTIDRYLAIVHAVFALKARTVTFGVATSGVTWVVAAFASLPGIIFTETKLEDGAHFCGPYFPVEWKNFYSIMRTILGLVLPLLVMVICYSGILKTLLRCRNEKKRHKAVRLIFVIMIGYFLFWTPYNVTLILDTFQVFFDVSSCETASQLDKAIHVTETLGMTHCCVNPIIYAFVGEKFRRYVSVFVRKHIAKHLCKQCPIFYRETVDRVSSGYTPSTGEQEVSAGL from the coding sequence ATGGGCGACGATAAAGACACGCTGACCCAGCTCGGCCACCCCATGCTGGCCACAGCTCATTCTCTGCTGGTGACGAACATCAAGGGGTACGAGGAGGACACCACCTCCCCTTTCGACTACGGGGAAAGCGAGCCCTGCAAAAAAGTGGACGTGAAACGGATCTCCGTCTGGCTCCTGCCTCTGCTGTACTCGATGGTGTTCGCCGTCGGCTTCGTGGGCAACCTGCTGGTCGTGCTCACCCTGATCAACTGCAAGAAGCTGAAGAGCATGACTGACATCTACCTGCTCAACCTGGCCATCTCCGACCTGCTGCTGCTCCTGACTCTGCCGGTGTGGATCCACTCTGTCACAAATGAGTGGGTCTTGGGGGGCGTGATGTGTAAAGTAATCACAGGGGTGTATCAGGTTGGTTATTTTGGGGGGATCTTCTTCATCATCCTCTTGACCATTGACAGGTACCTGGCGATCGTCCATGCCGTGTTTGCTCTAAAAGCCAGGACGGTCACGTTCGGGGTGGCCACGAGTGGGGTCACGTGGGTGGTGGCCGCGTTTGCCTCTCTCCCGGGCATCATCTTCACCGAAACCAAACTTGAAGACGGTGCTCATTTCTGTGGCCCTTACTTCCCGGTGGAATGGAAGAATTTCTATTCAATCATGAGGACCATCTTGGGCCTGGTCCTGCCGCTGCTGGTCATGGTCATCTGCTACTCGGGGATCCTGAAGACCCTGCTCCGCTGTCGGAACGAGAAGAAGAGGCACAAGGCGGTGAGGCTCATCTTCGTGATCATGATCGGCTACTTCCTTTTCTGGACGCCCTACAACGTCACCCTCATCCTGGACACCTTCCAGGTGTTCTTCGACGTGAGTAGCTGCGAGACCGCCAGCCAGCTGGACAAAGCCATCCACGTGACAGAGACCCTGGGGATGACGCACTGCTGCGTCAACCCCATCATCTACGCCTTCGTCGGCGAGAAGTTCAGACGCTACGTCTCCGTGTTCGTGCGAAAGCACATCGCCAAACACCTCTGCAAACAGTGCCCGATTTTCTACCGGGAGACCGTGGATCGCGTGAGTTCAGGATACACCCCTTCCACGGGGGAGCAGGAAGTCTCAGCCGGCTTGTAA